One segment of Polypterus senegalus isolate Bchr_013 chromosome 8, ASM1683550v1, whole genome shotgun sequence DNA contains the following:
- the ube2h gene encoding ubiquitin-conjugating enzyme E2 H yields the protein MSSPSPGKRRMDTDVVKLIESKHEVTILGGLNEFVVKFYGPQGTPYEGGVWKVRVDLPDKYPFKSPSIGFMNKIFHPNIDEASGTVCLDVINQTWTALYDLTNIFESFLPQLLAYPNPIDPLNGDAAAMYLHRPEEYKQKIKEYIQKYATEEALKEQEEGAGDSSSESSMSDFSEDEAQDMEL from the exons TATTGAAAGTAAACATGAAGTTACAATCCTTGGAGGACTCAATGAATTTGTAGTGAAGTTTTATGGACCACAAGGAA CACCATATGAAGGAGGTGTGTGGAAAGTTCGAGTAGACCTGCCTGACAAATATCCTTTCAAATCACCCTCAATAG gCTTCATGAATAAAATTTTCCACCCCAACATTGATGAAGC GTCAGGAACTGTTTGTCTAGATGTAATTAATCAGACATGGACAGCACTCTACG ATCTTACCAATATTTTTGAATCGTTCCTGCCCCAGCTGCTTGCATACCCTAATCCAATAGACCCTCTCAATGGAGATGCTGCTGCCATGTACCTTCATCGACCAGAAGAgtacaaacagaaaataaaag AATACATCCAGAAATATGCAACAGAGGAAGCCCTAAAAGAACAAGAGGAAGGTGCAGGGGACAGTTCTTCTGAGAGCTCAATGTCTGATTTTTCGGAAGATGAGGCACAGGATATGGAATTGTAG